GACGCCGATCGAGGAGGCGAGGGAGGAGGCAAGGAATCCACGCATGTCCCTGATGTTGGACATGGTCATATTTGTCTGTCCATTCGGGAGCTGACGGGCCGTCGGCTGCCGTTCCGCCGAACCGGTGGTGCCACCGCGCGCCGCGCGGGGTGGTGCCCGCGTACGCTTGCGCGGGTGAACGCCACCGATCGCACCCCCGCCGACCTGCTGTCTTCCGCGCTCGCCGCCGACCCCGGACGCCCCCTGGTCACCTTCTACGACGACGCCACGGGCGAGCGTGTCGAACTGTCCGTGGCCACCTTCGCCAATTGGGTGGCCAAGACCGCGAATCTCCTCCAGGGCGACCTCGCGGCCTCGCCGGGCGACCGGGTCGCCCTGCTGCTGCCGGCGCACTGGCAGACGGCCGTGTGGTTGCTGGCGTGCGCGTCGGTGGGGGTCGTGGCGGACATGGACGGGAACGCGGGCGCGGCCGACGTGGTGGTGAGCGGGCCCGACACGCTGGAGGCCGCGCGGGCGTGCCGGGGTGAGCGGGTCGCGCTCGCGCTCCGGCCGCTGGGCGGGCGGTTCCCGCGGACCCCGGACGGCTTCGTCGACTATGCCGTCGAGGTGCCGGGGCAGGGCGACCGGTTCGCGCCGTTCGCGCCGGTGGACCCCGCGGAGCCGGCGCTGATCGTGGCCGGGCGGGAGTTCAGCGCGGCCGAGGTCGTGGAGCGGGCCCGGGAGGAGGCGACGGGGCTGGGGCTCACCGGGCCCGGCTGCCGGATCCTGTCGGGGCTGTCGTACGACACCTGGGACGGGCTGAACGCCGGGCTGTACGGGCCGCTCGCCACCGGGGGGTCCGTGGTGCTGTGCCGGAACCTGGACCGGCTGGGCGAGGAGGCTCTGGCCAGGCGGATCGAGAGCGAGCGGGTGAGCGCGGTGCGACGGGCGGACGGCGGCTGACCGTCGAGGGGCGGCCGCGGGCCGTCCGTGGCCGGTGGCGCGGCTCCTCACACCCCTGAGGTGCCGCGCTCACCCGTTCGGATCAGCCGGGCCCGCCTCCCCCATCGCTTCCGGGGCATGGTCGTAACAGCACTACGTCCGTACGGCATGAGGGGTGGGCCGGCCCGTGAGCGACACCGCAGGCACGCTCGGGCCCGGCGCCGGCGCGTCCGCCACCGGCCGGGGGCTCGCCCGGCGGCGCCGGCGGCGGTGGCTGCGCGGCGGCGGACTCGGCCTCGCACTGGCGGTCCTGGCCGCCGCCGGGGCCGGGTGGGCGGTGTACGCGAAGCTGGACGGGAACATCACGGCCGACGACGCGGCCGCCGCCGAGCTGGCGCGGTACGAGAAGGAGCGGCCCACCGCGCTCGTCAAGGACGCGCAGAACATCCTGCTGATCGGGTCGGACTCACGGTCGGGGGACGGCAACTCGCGCTACGGGCGGGACTCCGGGACGGAGCGGTCCGACACGACGATCCTGCTGCATCTTGCGGCGGGGCGGCGGACCGTCACCGCCATGTCCCTCCCGCGCGACCTGATGGTGGACGTGCCCGCCTGTCTGCGACCCGACGGGACCCGCTCCGATCCGGCGTTCACGATGTTCAACTCCGCCTTCGCCACGGGGGGTTCGGCCTGCACCATCCGGACCGTGGAGCAGCTGACGGACATCCGCGTCGACCATCACGTGGTGGTCGACTTCCAGGGCTTCAAGGAGATGGTCGACGCCGTCGACGGGGTGCGGGTGTGCCTGGCGGAGCCGATCGACGACAAGGCCGCGAGGCTGAGGCTGCCGGCCGGGCGGGTGACGCTTGACGGGGAGCAGGCCCTGGGATACGTGCGGGCGCGC
Above is a genomic segment from Streptomyces sp. SLBN-31 containing:
- a CDS encoding TIGR03089 family protein produces the protein MNATDRTPADLLSSALAADPGRPLVTFYDDATGERVELSVATFANWVAKTANLLQGDLAASPGDRVALLLPAHWQTAVWLLACASVGVVADMDGNAGAADVVVSGPDTLEAARACRGERVALALRPLGGRFPRTPDGFVDYAVEVPGQGDRFAPFAPVDPAEPALIVAGREFSAAEVVERAREEATGLGLTGPGCRILSGLSYDTWDGLNAGLYGPLATGGSVVLCRNLDRLGEEALARRIESERVSAVRRADGG
- a CDS encoding LCP family protein; the encoded protein is MSDTAGTLGPGAGASATGRGLARRRRRRWLRGGGLGLALAVLAAAGAGWAVYAKLDGNITADDAAAAELARYEKERPTALVKDAQNILLIGSDSRSGDGNSRYGRDSGTERSDTTILLHLAAGRRTVTAMSLPRDLMVDVPACLRPDGTRSDPAFTMFNSAFATGGSACTIRTVEQLTDIRVDHHVVVDFQGFKEMVDAVDGVRVCLAEPIDDKAARLRLPAGRVTLDGEQALGYVRARKSLGDGSDTERMDRQQQFLGALVNKVRGNDVLLNPVKLYPLLDAATSSLTTDPALASLRGLYDLVRGLRDVPAENVRFLTVPREPYAYDSNRDQLVEPEARKLFERLRADLPVQVAGDVPAKAPQELPQESPAKSGNSTTGSEAPQDPYDYGEYGSRDGKSGGNEPGYPSNGVSPAPTFRGNSAAEDACR